In Trichocoleus desertorum NBK24, the following are encoded in one genomic region:
- the rnc gene encoding ribonuclease III: MTTLGYPHRQQQLQSLLRKLALPETAPVQWSLLDLALTHPTISAAANYEQLEFVGDAVVRLAASELLFETYPDCPVGEFAAIRSMLVSDRSLARIAQSYGLERYLLVAGSAMGDKAGEESRLAEALEALVGALYLSTHTLALVRPWLDSHFKEFAIEIRTDPARQNYKAALQEWTQAQHKSLPTYRTQEVGSMHGDPHRFTAEVWLQGQLLGQGMGRSIKAAEQAAAQVAFLQLTQPASAPED, from the coding sequence ATGACAACCTTGGGCTATCCTCATCGTCAGCAGCAGCTCCAAAGCCTTCTGCGAAAATTGGCTTTACCTGAAACAGCCCCTGTACAGTGGTCATTGCTGGATTTAGCACTAACGCATCCCACAATTTCAGCCGCTGCTAATTACGAACAACTTGAATTTGTAGGGGATGCCGTGGTTCGATTAGCGGCATCTGAGCTTCTGTTTGAAACCTATCCTGACTGTCCTGTGGGCGAGTTTGCGGCAATTCGGTCGATGCTGGTGAGCGATCGCTCTTTGGCTCGCATTGCCCAATCCTACGGCCTAGAACGGTATCTTTTGGTGGCGGGTAGCGCTATGGGAGACAAAGCTGGAGAGGAATCTCGCTTAGCTGAGGCACTGGAAGCCTTGGTTGGCGCGCTCTACTTGAGTACTCATACGTTGGCCCTAGTTCGCCCGTGGCTTGACTCTCACTTCAAGGAATTCGCGATCGAGATTCGGACTGATCCGGCACGTCAAAATTACAAAGCAGCTTTGCAGGAATGGACGCAAGCTCAGCATAAAAGTCTGCCAACCTATCGCACGCAAGAAGTCGGTTCCATGCACGGCGATCCCCATCGCTTTACGGCTGAAGTTTGGTTGCAAGGACAACTTCTGGGGCAAGGAATGGGTCGTTCTATTAAAGCTGCGGAACAAGCCGCCGCACAGGTAGCGTTTTTGCAGCTGACGCAGCCTGCCTCTGCTCCAGAGGATTGA
- the corA gene encoding magnesium/cobalt transporter CorA, translating into MPSQPNQPLRSLNPQIPNNASSRSEVTALAEEPSYVDYFYDQPGSMPGTLKIESDAPLPTIVLIDYCEAKATKIHLEAPEDCVPYLDTESVSWVDVKGLGSEDILNRLGQVFKLHPLVLEDIVNVPQRPKVEEYEDQLLIVSRMVTLTADGQNFISEQVSFILGQHYLLTVQEEPEHDSFGPVRERIRSSKGVIRKQKADYLTYALLDSIIDGFFPVLEAYGERIEELEDEVVANPTRQTLEKIHGIKRELLTLRRSIWPQRDAINMLIRDGSDLISHDVQIYLRDCYDHAVQVLDMVETYRELASSLMDVYLSSVSNRMNEIMKTLTVISAIFIPLTFVAGIYGMNFNTETSPWNMPELNWYWGYPLCLAVMVVITGGLCTFFWRRGWFENISTLKDD; encoded by the coding sequence ATGCCTAGCCAACCCAATCAGCCGCTTCGCAGTCTTAATCCTCAAATTCCTAATAATGCCTCTAGCAGGTCCGAAGTCACTGCTTTAGCTGAGGAGCCTTCGTATGTTGATTATTTCTATGATCAACCTGGAAGTATGCCAGGAACCCTCAAAATTGAGTCAGATGCGCCGCTACCCACCATTGTTCTAATTGACTACTGTGAAGCTAAGGCAACCAAAATACATCTTGAAGCACCAGAAGACTGTGTACCTTACTTAGACACAGAATCGGTGTCTTGGGTTGATGTGAAAGGCTTGGGCAGCGAGGATATCTTAAATCGTTTAGGTCAGGTATTTAAGCTACATCCGCTGGTTTTGGAAGACATTGTCAATGTACCCCAACGCCCAAAAGTAGAAGAATACGAAGACCAACTGCTCATTGTGTCTCGGATGGTGACCCTGACAGCGGACGGTCAAAATTTTATCAGTGAACAAGTGAGCTTTATCCTGGGGCAACACTACTTGCTAACTGTGCAAGAAGAACCAGAACATGACTCCTTTGGGCCTGTCCGAGAACGAATTCGCTCCAGCAAAGGAGTCATTCGTAAACAAAAAGCTGATTATCTCACCTATGCCCTCCTCGACTCCATTATTGATGGGTTCTTTCCAGTGCTGGAAGCCTATGGAGAAAGAATTGAGGAGCTAGAGGATGAGGTTGTGGCTAACCCCACGCGACAAACCCTAGAAAAAATTCACGGCATTAAGCGAGAACTGCTAACTCTACGCCGTTCCATTTGGCCTCAACGAGACGCCATCAACATGTTGATTCGCGATGGCAGCGACCTAATTAGCCATGACGTGCAGATTTATTTACGCGATTGCTATGACCACGCGGTGCAAGTGCTTGACATGGTGGAAACTTATCGAGAATTAGCCTCTAGCTTGATGGATGTCTATCTCTCCTCAGTGAGCAACCGCATGAATGAAATCATGAAAACTCTCACTGTGATTTCAGCTATCTTTATTCCCCTTACCTTCGTGGCTGGGATCTATGGCATGAATTTCAATACAGAGACATCGCCCTGGAATATGCCTGAATTGAATTGGTACTGGGGATATCCTCTTTGTTTAGCCGTAATGGTTGTGATCACAGGGGGGCTTTGTACCTTTTTCTGGCGGAGAGGTTGGTTCGAAAATATTTCTACGCTTAAAGATGATTAG
- a CDS encoding helix-turn-helix domain-containing protein produces MAGVTSIDVKESLDELVEQLRQAATPTAKERLQVLYWLKQEQAPSISTIAQAVGKHRNTVQTWLSMYREGGLAAMLDVKKSSGRARVIPQWAEAALAKRLQEPNHGFQSYGAVQQWLAQTLGIEAQYHAVYQMTRYRLQAKLKVARPQNCRQDPQQREAFKQTLQTTSAC; encoded by the coding sequence ATGGCTGGTGTCACCTCAATCGACGTGAAGGAAAGTTTGGATGAGCTCGTAGAACAGTTGCGCCAAGCGGCGACGCCAACTGCCAAAGAACGCTTGCAAGTGCTCTACTGGCTCAAACAAGAGCAGGCACCGAGTATCAGCACGATCGCTCAAGCGGTGGGAAAGCATCGAAATACGGTACAAACCTGGTTATCGATGTACCGAGAAGGGGGACTCGCAGCGATGCTGGACGTGAAGAAATCATCTGGAAGGGCGCGGGTGATTCCGCAATGGGCGGAAGCGGCCCTAGCCAAACGCCTACAAGAACCTAATCATGGATTTCAAAGTTACGGAGCAGTGCAGCAGTGGTTGGCTCAGACGCTGGGGATAGAGGCGCAGTATCACGCGGTCTATCAAATGACTCGCTATCGACTTCAAGCCAAACTGAAAGTGGCCCGTCCTCAAAATTGTCGGCAAGACCCTCAGCAGCGAGAGGCGTTTAAGCAAACCTTGCAGACGACCTCAGCCTGCTGA
- a CDS encoding IS630 family transposase, with translation MSQYADPGQEGKRPIRYFAQDESRFGLHTLIGRLITACGVKPIGQWQWLFKAFWLYGAVEPATGESFFLQFSHVDTECYQRFLDEFSQAYPDSLNIVQVDNGRFHKGQGLVVPENIILLFQPPYCPELNPVERLWEHLKADLKWASFKTLAQLQTKVDQLLAELRPEVIASITGYPFILEALSALNAV, from the coding sequence CTGAGTCAGTACGCTGACCCAGGGCAGGAGGGCAAGCGCCCGATTCGCTACTTTGCTCAAGATGAGAGCCGCTTTGGACTGCACACGCTCATTGGACGCTTGATTACAGCTTGTGGAGTCAAGCCGATTGGACAGTGGCAGTGGTTGTTCAAAGCCTTCTGGCTCTATGGAGCGGTCGAACCTGCAACCGGAGAATCCTTTTTTCTGCAATTTTCCCATGTCGATACCGAGTGCTATCAGCGCTTCTTGGATGAGTTTTCTCAGGCTTATCCCGATAGCCTCAATATTGTTCAAGTCGATAACGGACGGTTCCACAAGGGCCAGGGTCTAGTGGTGCCAGAGAACATCATTCTGTTGTTTCAACCGCCTTACTGTCCAGAGCTAAATCCGGTGGAGCGATTGTGGGAACATCTCAAGGCAGATCTCAAATGGGCCTCGTTCAAGACGTTGGCTCAACTCCAAACCAAAGTCGATCAACTCTTGGCTGAGTTAAGGCCTGAAGTGATTGCTTCCATCACAGGTTATCCCTTTATCTTGGAGGCTCTATCTGCCTTGAACGCTGTTTAA
- the groL gene encoding chaperonin GroEL (60 kDa chaperone family; promotes refolding of misfolded polypeptides especially under stressful conditions; forms two stacked rings of heptamers to form a barrel-shaped 14mer; ends can be capped by GroES; misfolded proteins enter the barrel where they are refolded when GroES binds) has product MAKIVAFSEESRRALERGVNALADAVRITLGPKGRNVVLEKQYGAPQIVNDGVTIAKEIELEDPLEQTGAQLIREVASKTKDIAGDGTTTATVLAQALIREGLKNVAAGTNPVSLRRGIEKVVALLAEEIRAVARPVEGDAIAQVATVSSGGDEEVGAMIAEAMNRVGKDGVITVEESKSLSTELEVVEGMQFDRGYISPYFVTDGERMLVDYENARILITDKKIGSIQELVPVLEKVARSGQPLLIIAEDIEGEALATLVVNKMRGVLNAAAVKAPSFGERRKAMLQDIAVVTGGQMVSEDVGLTLDAVSLEMLGTARKVTITKDNTTIVAEVSDRTKADIEKRVSQIRQELERTDSDYDKEKLQERLAKLAGGVAVIKVGAATETELKDRKLRIEDALNATKAAVEEGTVPGGGATLIHLTKKVEEIKAQLNDEEKIGADIVIKALEAPLRQIADNAGVEGSVIVEKVRDMDFNMGYNVISEKFEDMIAAGVIDPAKVVRSALQDAASVASMVLTTEAVIVERPEKNPPAGAPDMGGMGGMGGMGGMGGMGGMGGMGMM; this is encoded by the coding sequence ATGGCAAAAATTGTTGCATTCAGCGAAGAATCTCGGCGAGCGTTGGAACGAGGTGTGAATGCGTTAGCAGATGCCGTTCGGATTACTCTAGGACCCAAAGGTCGCAACGTGGTGCTAGAGAAACAGTACGGGGCACCCCAGATCGTCAATGATGGTGTCACGATCGCCAAAGAAATTGAACTCGAAGATCCTCTAGAGCAAACGGGAGCCCAGTTAATTCGGGAAGTGGCTTCCAAAACTAAAGATATTGCTGGGGATGGCACCACAACTGCCACAGTGCTGGCCCAAGCCCTGATCCGAGAAGGCTTAAAGAACGTGGCAGCAGGTACTAATCCGGTGAGCCTGCGTCGGGGTATCGAAAAGGTAGTCGCTCTCTTAGCCGAAGAAATCAGAGCGGTCGCGAGACCAGTCGAAGGAGACGCGATCGCTCAAGTCGCCACTGTTTCTTCCGGTGGTGATGAAGAAGTAGGAGCCATGATTGCCGAAGCCATGAACCGGGTGGGCAAAGATGGCGTTATCACCGTAGAAGAATCTAAGTCTCTGTCTACCGAACTCGAAGTGGTAGAAGGGATGCAGTTCGACCGGGGCTATATTTCTCCTTACTTCGTCACCGATGGCGAACGGATGCTGGTGGACTACGAAAACGCCCGCATTTTGATCACAGACAAGAAAATTGGTTCCATCCAAGAGCTAGTACCTGTTCTGGAGAAAGTTGCTCGCTCTGGTCAGCCGCTATTGATTATTGCTGAGGACATTGAGGGAGAAGCTCTAGCGACCTTGGTGGTCAACAAAATGCGGGGTGTCTTGAATGCTGCCGCTGTGAAAGCTCCCAGCTTTGGTGAACGCCGCAAAGCCATGCTGCAAGATATTGCCGTGGTGACTGGTGGTCAGATGGTTTCTGAAGATGTCGGTCTGACCTTGGATGCTGTCTCTCTAGAGATGTTGGGTACAGCTCGGAAAGTGACGATCACCAAAGACAACACCACTATTGTGGCTGAGGTCAGCGATCGCACCAAAGCTGACATTGAAAAGCGGGTTAGCCAAATTCGCCAAGAGCTAGAAAGAACCGACTCCGACTACGACAAAGAAAAGCTGCAAGAACGCCTCGCTAAGCTAGCAGGTGGTGTGGCTGTGATCAAAGTCGGTGCCGCAACTGAAACTGAGCTGAAAGATCGGAAACTGCGGATCGAAGATGCTTTGAACGCTACCAAAGCAGCCGTGGAAGAAGGCACAGTACCTGGTGGTGGGGCTACCCTAATTCACTTGACTAAAAAGGTGGAAGAAATCAAAGCCCAGCTAAACGATGAAGAGAAGATTGGCGCTGATATCGTGATTAAAGCCTTGGAAGCACCTTTGCGTCAAATTGCTGATAACGCAGGGGTTGAAGGCTCTGTCATCGTGGAAAAAGTGCGTGACATGGACTTCAACATGGGCTATAACGTCATTTCTGAGAAGTTCGAGGACATGATTGCCGCTGGGGTAATTGACCCTGCTAAAGTTGTGCGATCGGCGCTGCAAGATGCGGCTTCTGTAGCCAGCATGGTCTTGACCACAGAAGCTGTGATCGTCGAAAGACCTGAGAAGAACCCCCCTGCTGGCGCTCCCGATATGGGTGGTATGGGCGGTATGGGTGGTATGGGCGGTATGGGCGGCATGGGTGGTATGGGCGGCATGGGCATGATGTAA
- a CDS encoding SDR family oxidoreductase has translation MKVAIIGCGYVGMVAARHWRQAGWTVTATTTSVPRLSELEAIADHAVLAQGNDETSLAEALADQQVVLLSVGARSPNSYEETYLHTAKTLVKVLAQTPSVQQLIYTGSYAVYGDQQGNWVDETSTIAPANRNGEILAETEQVLLNAATAQLKVCVLRLGGIYGPGRELNRIFGRAAGTTRPGTGAEPSNWIHLDDIVGAIAFAQAHQLQGIYNLVQEVTLTSRELIEQVCQRYNLAPVNWDESQPSARPYNAKVSNQKLKTAGYQFIYPELQV, from the coding sequence GTGAAAGTTGCAATTATTGGCTGTGGATATGTCGGGATGGTAGCCGCTCGACACTGGCGACAAGCGGGCTGGACTGTCACGGCTACCACAACCAGCGTGCCGCGTTTGTCAGAACTGGAGGCGATCGCAGACCATGCCGTTTTAGCCCAAGGCAATGATGAAACCTCACTAGCTGAGGCTTTAGCGGATCAACAAGTCGTGCTGCTGAGTGTGGGGGCGCGTAGCCCTAACAGCTATGAAGAAACTTATCTGCACACCGCCAAAACCTTAGTCAAAGTTCTAGCTCAAACGCCAAGCGTACAGCAACTCATCTATACGGGAAGCTATGCCGTTTATGGCGACCAGCAAGGCAATTGGGTAGATGAAACTTCTACGATCGCCCCAGCCAATCGGAATGGTGAGATTTTGGCCGAGACTGAGCAAGTCCTCCTCAACGCTGCTACTGCTCAATTAAAGGTGTGCGTACTGAGATTGGGTGGTATTTACGGGCCAGGACGAGAACTGAATCGAATTTTTGGGAGAGCGGCGGGTACCACTCGACCGGGAACAGGGGCAGAACCGAGTAATTGGATTCACCTGGATGACATTGTGGGCGCGATCGCCTTTGCCCAGGCACACCAACTCCAAGGAATTTATAATCTGGTGCAAGAAGTGACCCTAACTAGTCGAGAACTGATTGAGCAGGTGTGTCAGCGCTACAACCTAGCACCTGTGAATTGGGATGAATCGCAACCTAGTGCTCGCCCCTACAATGCGAAGGTATCTAACCAAAAGCTCAAAACTGCGGGATACCAATTCATCTATCCTGAATTGCAAGTGTAA
- a CDS encoding ATP-dependent Clp protease ATP-binding subunit yields MFERFTEKAIKVIMLAQEEARRLGHNFVGTEQILLGLIGEGTGVAAKVLKSMGVNLKDARIEVEKIIGRGSGFVAVEIPFTPRAKRVLELSLEEARQLGHNYIGTEHLLLGLIREGEGVAARVLENLGVDLSKVRTQVIRMLGETAEVSTTPGGGRTKTPTLDEFGSNLTQMAAEGKLDPVVGRQKEIERVIQILGRRTKNNPVLIGEPGVGKTAIAEGLAQRIANNDIPDILEDKRVVTLDIGLLVAGTKYRGEFEERLKKIMDEIRSAGNVILVIDEVHTLIGAGAAEGAIDAANILKPALARGELQCIGATTLDEYRKHIERDAALERRFQPVMVGEPSVDETIEILRGLRERYEQHHKLKISDAALDAAAKLSDRYISDRFLPDKAIDLIDEAGSRVRLLNSQLPPAAKELDKELRQVLKEKDDAVRAQDFDRAGELRDREMEIKTEIRSIAQTKKAEPGNEDASPMVDEEDIAHIVASWTGVPVNKLTESESEKLLHMEDTLHGRLIGQDEAVKAVSRAIRRARVGLKNPNRPIASFIFSGPTGVGKTELTKALAAYFFGSEDAMIRLDMSEYMERHTVSKLIGSPPGYVGYNEGGQLTEAVRRRPYTVVLFDEIEKAHPDVFNMLLQILEDGRLTDAKGRTVDFKNTLLIMTSNIGSKVIEKGGGGLGFEFSAESQADSQYNRIRSLVNEELKQYFRPEFLNRLDEIIVFRQLTKDEVKEIADIMLNEVFRRLGEQGITLEVTERFKDRLVEEGYNPSYGARPLRRAIMRLLEDSLAEEILSGRIQDGDTAVMDVDEGQVKVLKGEKRELLPQAAE; encoded by the coding sequence ATGTTTGAACGCTTTACAGAGAAGGCCATTAAGGTAATCATGTTGGCCCAAGAAGAGGCTCGCCGCCTTGGGCACAACTTTGTAGGTACAGAACAGATCCTCCTGGGTCTAATTGGAGAAGGGACCGGCGTCGCCGCCAAAGTACTGAAGTCTATGGGTGTCAATCTCAAAGACGCTCGGATCGAAGTAGAGAAAATCATTGGTCGAGGTTCTGGCTTCGTTGCTGTAGAAATTCCGTTCACTCCTCGCGCCAAACGTGTCTTGGAACTGTCCTTGGAAGAAGCTCGGCAGTTGGGACACAACTACATTGGCACTGAACACCTGCTCTTAGGTCTGATTCGGGAGGGCGAAGGCGTTGCAGCTAGAGTGCTGGAAAATCTTGGAGTTGACCTCTCCAAGGTACGGACTCAAGTCATTCGCATGTTGGGTGAAACCGCAGAAGTTTCAACCACGCCAGGGGGCGGTCGCACCAAGACTCCTACCCTGGATGAATTTGGCTCTAACCTGACCCAAATGGCGGCGGAAGGAAAGCTTGATCCCGTCGTGGGTCGTCAGAAAGAGATTGAGCGCGTCATCCAAATTTTGGGTCGTCGTACTAAAAATAACCCCGTGCTCATTGGTGAACCAGGGGTTGGTAAAACGGCGATCGCCGAAGGTTTGGCCCAGCGCATCGCGAACAACGATATTCCAGACATTCTGGAAGACAAGCGCGTCGTCACGCTCGATATTGGTTTGCTGGTAGCAGGCACCAAGTATCGAGGTGAATTTGAAGAACGCTTGAAGAAAATCATGGATGAAATCCGTTCTGCCGGAAATGTCATCCTGGTAATCGACGAAGTTCACACCTTGATTGGTGCAGGTGCGGCTGAAGGCGCGATCGACGCAGCCAACATCCTTAAGCCTGCCTTAGCAAGAGGTGAGCTGCAATGTATTGGTGCTACTACCCTGGATGAATACCGCAAGCACATTGAGCGGGATGCTGCGCTAGAGCGTCGCTTCCAGCCTGTGATGGTGGGTGAACCCAGCGTGGATGAAACCATCGAAATCCTACGCGGTTTGCGTGAGCGCTACGAACAGCACCACAAGCTAAAAATTTCTGATGCTGCCTTAGACGCTGCGGCTAAGCTGTCGGATCGCTACATTTCCGATCGCTTCCTGCCTGACAAGGCGATTGACTTGATTGATGAGGCGGGCTCTCGGGTTCGTTTACTTAACTCGCAATTACCTCCTGCTGCTAAAGAACTCGATAAAGAACTGCGTCAAGTTCTGAAAGAGAAAGATGATGCAGTGCGGGCACAGGACTTTGATCGGGCGGGTGAGTTGCGCGATCGCGAAATGGAAATCAAAACTGAAATCCGGTCGATCGCTCAAACCAAGAAGGCTGAACCTGGCAATGAAGACGCTTCTCCAATGGTGGATGAAGAAGACATTGCTCATATCGTGGCTTCTTGGACAGGTGTCCCTGTTAACAAGCTCACCGAGTCCGAGTCTGAAAAGCTACTGCACATGGAAGACACCTTACATGGGCGCTTGATTGGACAGGACGAAGCGGTTAAGGCCGTGTCTCGTGCCATTCGTCGGGCACGGGTTGGTTTGAAGAACCCCAATCGTCCGATCGCCAGCTTTATCTTCTCTGGCCCTACTGGGGTTGGTAAGACTGAGTTGACCAAGGCATTGGCGGCTTACTTCTTCGGTTCTGAAGATGCCATGATCCGTCTTGACATGTCGGAATACATGGAGCGTCACACCGTTTCCAAGCTCATCGGTTCGCCTCCAGGCTACGTTGGCTACAACGAAGGCGGTCAGTTGACTGAAGCGGTGCGTCGTCGACCTTACACAGTGGTGCTGTTCGATGAAATCGAGAAAGCCCACCCCGACGTGTTCAACATGCTGTTGCAAATCTTAGAAGATGGTCGCTTGACCGATGCCAAGGGCCGCACAGTTGACTTCAAGAACACGCTGCTGATCATGACCTCCAACATCGGTTCTAAGGTGATTGAGAAGGGTGGCGGCGGTCTTGGCTTCGAGTTCTCAGCAGAGAGCCAAGCTGATTCTCAGTACAACCGCATCCGCTCTCTGGTTAACGAAGAACTGAAACAGTACTTCCGTCCAGAATTCCTCAACCGTCTTGACGAGATTATTGTCTTCCGTCAACTGACGAAGGACGAGGTCAAGGAAATTGCCGACATCATGCTAAACGAGGTTTTCCGCCGTCTCGGCGAGCAAGGCATCACGCTGGAAGTCACGGAGCGGTTCAAGGATCGGTTAGTGGAAGAAGGCTACAACCCCAGCTATGGTGCTAGACCGTTACGTCGAGCCATCATGCGGTTATTGGAAGACAGCCTTGCTGAGGAAATCCTCTCTGGCCGAATCCAGGATGGCGACACCGCCGTTATGGATGTGGATGAGGGTCAGGTGAAGGTGCTGAAAGGTGAGAAGCGCGAGCTACTGCCTCAAGCGGCTGAATAG
- the rimI gene encoding ribosomal protein S18-alanine N-acetyltransferase, producing the protein MNFLDLQPLTSELLPATLVLDQLCFGGLWTLEGYQRELDSPNSELVVLRTRAPQSSQASQAHQTLEKKQKPPALGPTDTPAALVGLGCFWAIVDEAHITIVAVHPDFQGQGLGQVLLYALLQKAQQRGLERATLEVRASNQPALLLYEKFGFREAGRRRRYYEETGEDALILWRGGLQSPEFAQALINWQHQVQTRLNQAGWCLSESSNS; encoded by the coding sequence GTGAATTTCCTGGATCTTCAACCTCTAACCTCAGAATTGCTACCTGCCACCTTAGTGCTTGACCAATTGTGCTTTGGGGGCTTGTGGACTTTAGAAGGCTACCAAAGAGAATTAGATAGTCCGAATAGTGAATTAGTAGTGCTGCGAACCAGAGCGCCTCAATCCAGCCAAGCCAGTCAAGCTCACCAAACTTTAGAGAAAAAGCAAAAGCCTCCGGCACTGGGCCCAACAGATACTCCTGCTGCTCTTGTCGGTTTGGGCTGTTTTTGGGCGATCGTGGATGAAGCTCACATTACTATCGTGGCGGTGCATCCCGACTTTCAAGGTCAAGGATTGGGGCAAGTACTCCTCTATGCGTTGTTGCAAAAGGCTCAGCAGCGCGGCTTAGAGCGGGCCACCTTAGAAGTCCGCGCCTCCAACCAACCTGCATTGTTACTTTATGAGAAGTTTGGTTTCCGAGAAGCGGGGCGGCGGCGGCGTTATTACGAAGAAACTGGGGAAGATGCCTTGATTTTGTGGCGAGGTGGGCTACAATCACCTGAGTTTGCTCAAGCGCTAATAAATTGGCAGCACCAAGTTCAAACCCGACTAAACCAAGCGGGTTGGTGCTTGTCGGAATCTAGCAACTCTTGA
- the lysA gene encoding diaminopimelate decarboxylase has product MVSTYSVEVQNSGRQYLPAPGDAAATRSPNQFLLPLTAQVNEQDHLEIGGCDVTNLVQQFGSPLYIVDEETLRTTCRQYREAFQQYYPGESQVLYASKAWSCLAICAIAASEGLGIDVVSGGELYTALQAGVSPDKLYFHGNNKSVAELEFAVESGCNIVVDNWLELQTLAGMPARETPFRILLRLTPGIECHTHEYIRTGHLDSKFGFDPNQLDEVFTFVSQQPTLNCAGLHAHIGSQIFELQPHQDLAGVMVQWLSKAAGYGLSIEELNIGGGLGIRYTESDDPPSIDAWVKVISEAIAAACRAQNIALPKLLSEPGRSLVGPTCVTAYTMGSQKTVPDIRTYVTVDGGMSDNPRPITYQSVYRAVVANKMSAAMSETVAIAGKHCESGDILIKEASLPKTEPGDTLVVMGTGAYNYSMASNYNRLPRPAAVLVRAGEANLILQRETYQDLIRQDCLPERLGGLTA; this is encoded by the coding sequence ATGGTATCGACTTACTCTGTGGAGGTTCAGAACTCTGGCCGTCAGTATTTACCTGCCCCTGGAGATGCTGCGGCAACCCGATCCCCCAACCAATTTCTTTTGCCCCTCACGGCTCAAGTCAACGAGCAAGATCATTTGGAAATTGGGGGTTGTGACGTTACAAACTTGGTGCAGCAGTTTGGCTCGCCACTTTACATTGTGGACGAAGAAACGCTGCGGACCACTTGCCGTCAATACCGCGAGGCTTTTCAGCAATATTATCCTGGTGAGTCTCAGGTTCTTTATGCCTCTAAAGCTTGGAGTTGTCTAGCCATTTGCGCGATCGCAGCCAGCGAAGGCTTGGGCATTGATGTGGTTTCTGGCGGCGAGCTGTACACGGCACTGCAAGCAGGAGTTAGCCCGGACAAGCTCTATTTTCATGGCAACAACAAGTCGGTTGCAGAGCTTGAGTTTGCTGTGGAATCGGGTTGCAACATCGTGGTCGATAACTGGCTAGAGCTGCAAACCCTTGCAGGCATGCCAGCTAGAGAAACACCCTTCCGCATTTTGTTGCGCTTAACACCTGGAATTGAGTGTCACACCCACGAATACATCCGCACTGGGCACCTAGATAGTAAGTTCGGCTTTGATCCCAACCAACTGGATGAAGTCTTTACCTTTGTCAGTCAGCAACCTACCCTAAATTGCGCTGGCTTGCATGCTCACATTGGCTCCCAAATTTTTGAACTGCAACCTCACCAAGATTTGGCAGGGGTAATGGTGCAGTGGCTGAGTAAGGCCGCAGGCTATGGTCTTTCCATTGAGGAACTCAACATTGGTGGCGGTTTAGGCATTCGCTACACCGAATCGGATGATCCCCCCAGTATTGACGCTTGGGTAAAAGTGATTAGTGAGGCGATCGCAGCGGCTTGCCGAGCCCAAAATATTGCTCTCCCCAAACTCCTGTCCGAACCAGGGCGATCGCTGGTTGGTCCCACTTGCGTCACAGCCTACACAATGGGTAGCCAGAAGACTGTGCCTGACATTCGCACTTATGTCACCGTAGATGGTGGTATGTCTGATAACCCCAGACCGATCACCTACCAATCGGTTTATCGGGCTGTGGTCGCGAACAAAATGTCAGCAGCCATGTCTGAGACAGTGGCGATCGCAGGGAAGCATTGCGAATCAGGCGATATCTTGATCAAAGAAGCTAGCCTCCCCAAAACAGAACCGGGCGACACTCTCGTCGTAATGGGCACAGGAGCCTACAATTACAGCATGGCTTCTAACTACAATCGGTTGCCCCGTCCGGCAGCAGTTTTAGTTAGGGCTGGAGAAGCCAACCTGATTCTGCAGCGGGAAACTTACCAAGATTTAATTCGACAGGATTGCCTACCAGAGCGCCTAGGCGGATTGACGGCCTAA